The Antennarius striatus isolate MH-2024 chromosome 23, ASM4005453v1, whole genome shotgun sequence genome has a segment encoding these proteins:
- the LOC137590578 gene encoding uncharacterized protein — MGVGPQLSIWLLLTVTVGLCFITETRAQSGDGDEEATPTVGVRLGLTEPFTPDLNNPNSAAYMALEMTVVNECTIICANALGNAFDVCLLRRFREVSAVTRESTTAADMAVQLDSSIPVSQLPTADTVANAIVEGAANSSLIDPSSVVITAVSFPTPATTGIPLSFTSVGETFTTDLMDLTTPASMARAILITTTLEPFYNESFPSSFQSMNVTGFRNGSIINDLLMQFSAGNVPNITDIANVLVNASSNITAFNISVSSITVNGTAISVSSGVSHNISLITASFFVLLSWLLSSQH; from the exons ATGGGTGTTGGACCACAGTTATCAATTTGGCTACTACTTACAG TCACTGTTGGACTTTGTTTTATAACGGAAACACGAGCACAATCAGGTGACGGTGATGAAGAAGCTACTCCAACTGTGGGAGTTCGTTTAGGTTTGACTGAACCATTTACTCCAGACCTCAATAACCCAAACAGCGCAGCATATATGGCACTGGAAATGACGGTTGTAAATGAA TGCACAATAATCTGCGCAAACGCTTTAGGTAATGCGTTTGACGTGTGTCTTCTTCGGCGCTTCAG GGAGGTTTCGGCCGTGACACGAGAATCTACTACTGCAGCAGATATGGCGGTTCAGCTGGACAGTTCTATACCAGTAAGTCAACTCCCAACGGCTGACACTGTTGCAAACGCCATAGTCGAAGGAGCAGCCAATTCCTCCTTGATCGACCCCAGCTCAGTGGTAATAACAG ctgTAAGTTTCCCAACTCCAGCAACTACTG GAATCCCATTGTCTTTCACGTCTGTTGGGGAGACATTCACAACAGACTTGATGGATCTAACAACTCCAGCATCTATGGCCCGAGCCATTCTGATAACGACAACA CTTGAACCTTTCTACAACGAGTCATTCCCATCATCATTCCAGTCCATGAATGTCACTGGATTCag aaatgGTTCAATTATTAATGACTTACTAATGCAATTTTCGGCTGGTAATGTTCCCAATATCACGGACATCGCAAATGTTTTGGTCAACGCATCTTCAAACATCACAGCCTTCAACATCTCCGTCTCCTCCATCACTGTGAATggcacag CTATAAGTGTTTCCAGTGGAGTGAGTCACAATATCAGCCTCATCACTGCATCCTTCTTTGTGCTGTTGTCATGGCTACTGTCAAGCCAGCATTAG